The Opitutus sp. DNA window AGGAGGCAGGGATGCCGGCGCTGTCGGGGTGGCCGTGCGTGAGGGCGCCGGAGCCGGCTTTGATTAACAGCGAGTCGGAGTGGCCGTGGTAACAGCCGGAGAATTTGATGATCTTATCGCGCTGGGTGAAGCCGCGGGCGAGGCGGATGGCCGACATGGTGGCCTCGGTGCCGCTGCTGGTCATGCGGACTTTTTTAATCGAGGGGACGAAGCGCACGATCAGCTCAGCCATTTCCACCTCGTAGGGATTCGGAGTGCCGAAGGAGGTGCCGTGGTCGAGGGCGGCGGCGATGGCGGCTTTGATGGCGGGGTGGTTGTGGCCGTGGATGGCCGGGCCCCAGGTGCAGACGAAGTCGATCAGTTCGCGGCCGTCGGCGGTGGTGAGCGTCGCGCCCTGGGCGGACTTCGTAAAAAACGGCGCGCCGCCGACCGAGCGGAAGGCGCGGACCGGCGAATTGACGCCGCCAGGGATGAGCTGAAGCGCGCGAGCGAAAAGGGCGTCGGAGACGAGGGAGGAAGAGGAGGAGGAAGACATGTTTTTAACCACTAATGGACACTAATGGGCACTAATGACGGAAAGGTTAGAGGACGCGGCGGGGCGGAATTTTTTACCGCTAATCGGCGCTAAGGGGCGCTAATTCAGAGGGAATGATGACGGGTGTTGGCGTAGCGCTTCCATTGGAGTTTGGGAAAGGCTGCAAAGTTAATCAGATAACCGACCGGTTTTCGGGTGACGCGAAGGTAGTTGATGAGCTGGGATTCATGCTCCTCAACCAGCGCTTTTACCGCCTTCAATTCCACTACGATTTCGCCTGCGACAATGAGATCGGGCTTGAGGCGTTTATTGAGGGGGGCGCCTTTATAAAACACCGTCAGCTCGGGCTGCGCGGTAAACGCCATCCGACGAGCCGCGAGTTCCCGCTCTAGGCTTTCTTGGTAAATTTCTTCGCAAAGCCCTCCGCCGAGGTCGTTGTAAACCTCGAAGGCCGCCGCCATGAGGTCGTAGCCCAACTGAGCGAAGGGCTGGGCTGAATTAGCGTTCATTAGCGTAAATTAGCGGTAGAAAATCCGTGGTTCATGCCGCGCTTCAGCTCACGTACTTTTGCACGATGGGGATGCGACGACCGACGCCGAAGGCCAGCGGGGTGATCTTCAAACCGGGGGCGGCTTGCTTCCGCTTGTACTCATTCAAATCCACTTTG harbors:
- a CDS encoding GxxExxY protein → MNANSAQPFAQLGYDLMAAAFEVYNDLGGGLCEEIYQESLERELAARRMAFTAQPELTVFYKGAPLNKRLKPDLIVAGEIVVELKAVKALVEEHESQLINYLRVTRKPVGYLINFAAFPKLQWKRYANTRHHSL